In Lytechinus variegatus isolate NC3 chromosome 18, Lvar_3.0, whole genome shotgun sequence, a single genomic region encodes these proteins:
- the LOC121431949 gene encoding peroxiredoxin-like 2A isoform X1, protein MALLWGAAAAAVGGLIVANMDFWLPKGGAATTEAYLAGATLQLLGETKLQSKISMMDEALRTFKAKDLWKETGAVVLAVRRPGUSLCREEAQELSSLKPELDARGVPLYAVLLEPGGFKDFLPFFSGEVFLDKELRFYGEEKRNMSIFGLLRISNILKARENKKQGIPMDYKGHGLTLGGVFVIGPSDQGVLLEYRNKDFSDHVSNDEVLEAVKKIAPSADNVSPKL, encoded by the exons ATGGCGCTGCTTTGGGGAGCAGCTGCAGCAGCGGTAGGAGGGCTGATCGTTGCCAATATGGACTTCTGGTTGCCCAAGGGTGGGGCAGCAACTACCGAGGCTTACCTTGCAGGAGCCACCTTGCAGCTCCTGGGGGAGACGAAGCTCCAGTCCAAGATCAGCATGATGGATGAGGCTCTTAGAACATTCAAGGCAAAGGATCTCTGGAAGGAGACGGGGGCAGTGGTTCTGGCTGTTCGAAGGCCTGGATGATCTTTGTGCAGAGAG GAAGCTCAAGAGCTGTCCTCTCTGAAGCCAGAGCTGGATGCCCGAGGTGTCCCACTCTACGCCGTCCTCCTGGAACCAGGCGGCTTCAAAGATTTCTTGCCCTTCTTTTCTGGAGAAGTCTTCCTTGATAAAGAG CTGAGATTCTATGGAGAGGAAAAACGAAACATGAGTATTTTCGGTCTCCTTCGTATCTCAAATATACTCAAAGCCAGGGAGAACAAAAAGCAAGGTATTCCAATGGATTATAAGG GTCACGGCCTCACACTTGGGGGTGTCTTCGTGATAGGGCCCAGTGATCAGGGCGTTCTTTTGGAGTATCGAAATAAGGATTTTAGCGATCATGTCTCGAATGACGAGGTGCTTGAGGCAGTTAAGAAAATTGCTCCTTCTGCCGACAACGTGTCACCAAAGTTGTAA
- the LOC121432094 gene encoding uncharacterized protein LOC121432094, with translation MDLYACLCSTISLLFCLITIGECYTMPIFGRTRPPQQCPINNDLTFRECMLACQSYTCEDVLNEPPSGSWPCIRMCVSGWACPRGEVRLDGYKDVCTSRDLCGITETSCNYKNEVVLVNTSFFDGDLTCRCFVDGIVRCRNAFPTE, from the exons ATGGATTTGTACGCGTGTTTGTGCTCGACCATCTCTCTTCTGTTCTGTCTCATCACAATAGGCGAATGCTACACGATGCCCATATTTG GTAGAACCCGCCCACCGCAACAGTGTCCAATCAACAACGACCTCACATTCCGAGAGTGCATGCTAGCGTGCCAGTCGTACACATGCGAGGACGTGCTCAACGAACCACCCTCGGGCTCTTGGCCATGCATTCGAATGTGTGTGAGCGGGTGGGCGTGTCCAAGGGGGGAGGTCCGCCTCGACGGCTACAAGGACGTGTGCACATCGAGAGACCTGTGCGGAATAACCGAAACGAGCTGTAACTACAAGAATGAAGTTGTTCTA GTCAACACCAGTTTCTTTGATGGCGATCTGACGTGTCGGTGCTTCGTTGACGGAATCGTACGATGTCGAAATGCTTTCCCCACGGAATGA
- the LOC121431949 gene encoding peroxiredoxin-like 2A isoform X2, producing the protein MALLWGAAAAAVGGLIVANMDFWLPKGGAATTEAYLAGATLQLLGETKLQSKISMMDEALRTFKAKDLWKETGAVVLAVRRPGUSLCREEAQELSSLKPELDARGVPLYAVLLEPGGFKDFLPFFSGEVFLDKELRFYGEEKRNMSIFGLLRISNILKARENKKQGHGLTLGGVFVIGPSDQGVLLEYRNKDFSDHVSNDEVLEAVKKIAPSADNVSPKL; encoded by the exons ATGGCGCTGCTTTGGGGAGCAGCTGCAGCAGCGGTAGGAGGGCTGATCGTTGCCAATATGGACTTCTGGTTGCCCAAGGGTGGGGCAGCAACTACCGAGGCTTACCTTGCAGGAGCCACCTTGCAGCTCCTGGGGGAGACGAAGCTCCAGTCCAAGATCAGCATGATGGATGAGGCTCTTAGAACATTCAAGGCAAAGGATCTCTGGAAGGAGACGGGGGCAGTGGTTCTGGCTGTTCGAAGGCCTGGATGATCTTTGTGCAGAGAG GAAGCTCAAGAGCTGTCCTCTCTGAAGCCAGAGCTGGATGCCCGAGGTGTCCCACTCTACGCCGTCCTCCTGGAACCAGGCGGCTTCAAAGATTTCTTGCCCTTCTTTTCTGGAGAAGTCTTCCTTGATAAAGAG CTGAGATTCTATGGAGAGGAAAAACGAAACATGAGTATTTTCGGTCTCCTTCGTATCTCAAATATACTCAAAGCCAGGGAGAACAAAAAGCAAG GTCACGGCCTCACACTTGGGGGTGTCTTCGTGATAGGGCCCAGTGATCAGGGCGTTCTTTTGGAGTATCGAAATAAGGATTTTAGCGATCATGTCTCGAATGACGAGGTGCTTGAGGCAGTTAAGAAAATTGCTCCTTCTGCCGACAACGTGTCACCAAAGTTGTAA